The stretch of DNA AAAAACCCGGTACAGCGATGGTCAGCGATAACGGTCGCGGTATTCCAACTGATATCCATCCGGGTGAGGGGATATCTGCCGCTACGGTTGTTTTAACCGTATTGCACGCCGGAGGAAAATTTGATAAAGATACCTATAAAGTCTCGGGCGGTTTGCACGGGGTTGGGGTATCAGTTGTAAATGCACTTTCATCTGATTTGAAAATGACCATTTTCCGTGAAGGTCAATCGTTTGAACAAAATTTTAAATGCGGTATTCCTCAAGAACCATTGGCAGTAACGGGTAATACACGTAAACGTGGAACAACCATTGAATTTTTCCCGGATCCTTCGATCTTTACTGAAACCATTATTTTCGATTACGACTACTTGGCAAAACGGTTCCGTGAACTCGCTTACCTCAATCCACGCATTACCATCGTTTTCAAAGACGATCGTAACGGCGCAAGCAATACTTATCACTTCGAGGGCGGTATTAGCCAGTTTGTTACCGATGTGAATAAAAAAACGGTTGTCGCAACTCCTTTTGCATTCAGTGAAAAAATTGAAGATATCGAGATGGATATCGCCGTGATGTATAACGACAGTTACGACGAAAAAATGTTTACCTTCGTCAATAATATCAACACTCCGAACGGTGGTACTCACGAAGCCGGTTTCCGCGCCGGATTGACCCGTGTTATTTCGAATTACAATAAACAAAACGGTAATGCCAAAGAGAAAGATATCCCACTCTCGGGCGAAGATGTTTCCGAGGGACTTATCTGTGTTGTTTCTGTACGTGTACCGGAACCGCAGTTTGAAGGGCAAACCAAAGGAAAACTCGGAAATACCTACGTTCGACCGTTGGTTCAAAAAGTAACCTACGAAAAACTGACCAAATATTTCGAAGAAAACCCGATCCAAGCCAAAGCAATCATCCAAAAAGCGTTGATGGCGGCACGCGGTCGCGAAGCGGCGAAAAAAGCACGTGAACTCACTCGTCGTAAAGATGCGATGACGGTCGGTACATTGCCGGGTAAATTGGCAGACTGTCAAAGCAAAGACCCCGCAATCAGCGAACTTTATCTGGTGGAAGGGGACTCTGCGGGCGGTTCGGCTAAACAAGGGCGTGACCGTGTTTTCCAAGCGATTTTGCCGCTCAAAGGTAAAATTCTCAACGTCGAAAAAGCGCGCTTGGACAAAATTCTAAAATCCGAAGAGATCACCAACATGATTACCGCACTCGGTTGCGGAATCGGTGAAGAGTTTAACGAAGACAAGCTTCGTTACCACAAAATCATCATTATGACCGATGCCGACGTTGATGGTA from Sulfuricurvum sp. encodes:
- a CDS encoding DNA gyrase subunit B; the encoded protein is KPGTAMVSDNGRGIPTDIHPGEGISAATVVLTVLHAGGKFDKDTYKVSGGLHGVGVSVVNALSSDLKMTIFREGQSFEQNFKCGIPQEPLAVTGNTRKRGTTIEFFPDPSIFTETIIFDYDYLAKRFRELAYLNPRITIVFKDDRNGASNTYHFEGGISQFVTDVNKKTVVATPFAFSEKIEDIEMDIAVMYNDSYDEKMFTFVNNINTPNGGTHEAGFRAGLTRVISNYNKQNGNAKEKDIPLSGEDVSEGLICVVSVRVPEPQFEGQTKGKLGNTYVRPLVQKVTYEKLTKYFEENPIQAKAIIQKALMAARGREAAKKARELTRRKDAMTVGTLPGKLADCQSKDPAISELYLVEGDSAGGSAKQGRDRVFQAILPLKGKILNVEKARLDKILKSEEITNMITALGCGIGEEFNEDKLRYHKIIIMTDADVDGSHIQTLLLTFFFRYLPKIVENGYLYLAQPPLYRYKKGKKEIYFKDDRVMNAFLIENGIEALEMDNLNVGVNDLVSFFKMVDHYRSTLDALERRYALVELIRYFIENPDLIALSLTDLYTHVEAFLSAQGNNILSKSVNDEDMHLFVQTKEGLEELHVNDELFASPHFAEANYIYQKIQDWNLPLEGDLLALLTQITDYAKKGSYIQRYKGLGEMNPEQLWETTMTPENRVLLRITVDDSESAGESFNLFMGDDVEPRRNYIETHAKDVKHLDI